The Chiloscyllium plagiosum isolate BGI_BamShark_2017 chromosome 38, ASM401019v2, whole genome shotgun sequence genome segment TCCGATTAGGCTGGAGTTAttgacttttgcctgaaacacatTTGTAGACATCAGTAAcaaggaaacaaaaagaaaaattaaacacgtagaaacagaacagaacaaagaaaaatcatACTTACAGAAATGGAAGCAGTAGAGTCAAGCTGGTACTTTGCAGCAATGCCAAAGCGAGTACTGTTGTTACCTGCAGTCCAGGCAAGATTTACAGCAGTATCCAGGTTATCGCTCACCTTCTGGTAAATGGAACCTCCAAATTCAGCACCGTCATTACTGCACAGATTTAAaccacaaaattaaaataaacgtTTGGTTTGGGTGCCTCAAGACAACAGCCTGATCCAAACCAGTGAAATAAAAATTCTCAACGACAGGTAGTTCTTCTAAAATGTGATGATTgggttcttgtgcaaccccacattatagagcaacaaaaacaaaaaaaaaaaaaatcacactttagaaacagcgctgagtgttggcaatgtaattgagTTACAGCTAAGtcttaaaagtttgcactttccagagtatccccaattcatcaaaCGTACGACAGCAAATTCACATTTACAAAACATGCATtttagcagaatgacctgcattAGAAGTGTATCTGTTACACAGCCGAAGTCTATTGATTACTATAATACTAGCATTAGTGCTATATAAGGGAAAATAAACCAACTTAATAAGTGAGAGGTTGTGAGCTTAAGAGTCATAGTAAAAGCAGAACTTACACATTAGTGTGCAACTGGAAATCACCAGTTTTGTAGCCGACTGCAAAATTGTTCTGGGTCAGCTTTGACTTGGCTGTGTCAAAGGACATTTGATAACCAGCAAGCCATCCTTCATAACCAGCAACAGCTGACGCGTGAATCGCAGGGCCTGCAAAGTCAAAATCTACATCACAGCCCAGGTTGATATATTCACGCTTGTAGGCAGTCTTTACTCTGCCACTCTTCTTGCTGAAGACAGAAAATTGGAACAATTTAGTATCGAATACACAAGACAACTCAGTAAAAAAAACTGTCCCGTATTTAGTTACTATAGTTACCCAGTGTTAGGTGAAAAGGTGGTGTCAAATGTCAACTTCAGACCTTTGGCAAGCTagtaaaaggaaaaagataaTGGTGTTTCAATACATTATTCTATACTAAAGATGCTATTCCTTTCAGAGTTAAGGTAACCACATCAAATTCTTGTTCTCATTTAACATAAAAGTTGCTTTAAAAGAAACTAAAGGCAGATTGTTGTACAATTTTTAACTTGGGACAATCGAACACTGACACCGAGAAGAGCCATAATGCTGATTTGCACATTGGCACAAGATATTTTCACAA includes the following:
- the LOC122541844 gene encoding voltage-dependent anion-selective channel protein 2 encodes the protein MAVPPSYADLGKAARDIFNKGYGFGLIKLEVKTKSQSGVEFTTSGSSNTESGKVSGSLETKYKWSEYGLTFTEKWNTDNTLGTEIAIEDQLAKGLKLTFDTTFSPNTGKKSGRVKTAYKREYINLGCDVDFDFAGPAIHASAVAGYEGWLAGYQMSFDTAKSKLTQNNFAVGYKTGDFQLHTNVNDGAEFGGSIYQKVSDNLDTAVNLAWTAGNNSTRFGIAAKYQLDSTASISAKVNNSSLIGIGYSQILRPGIKLTLCTLIDGKSINSGGHKLGLGLELEA